The Blautia luti nucleotide sequence CACCGGATGACAACAATAAGAAGATAACGTTCGACAATGTAGCAGGACTGGAAGAGGAGAAAGAGGATCTGGTTGAGGTGGTGGATTTCCTGAAATCCCCTCAGAAATACACCAAGGTAGGCGCCAGGATCCCGAAAGGTGTGATCCTGGTGGGCCCTCCGGGAACAGGTAAAACCCTTCTTGCCAAGGCTGTGGCAGGAGAAGCGGGAGTTCCGTTCTTTTCTATTTCCGGTTCTGACTTCGTAGAAATGTTCGTCGGTGTAGGTGCATCCCGTGTACGTGACCTGTTTGAAGAAGGCAAGCGTCATGCGCCATGTATCATCTTTATCGATGAGATCGATGCAGTTGCCAGACAGCGTGGTACAGGAATGGGCGGCGGCCATGATGAGAGAGAGCAGACACTGAACCAGCTCCTGGTAGAGATGGACGGTTTCGGTGTGAATGAAGGGATCATCGTGATGGCAGCGACCAACCGTGTGGATATCCTGGATCCTGCGATCCTGCGTCCGGGACGTTTCGACCGTAAGGTTGCAGTAGGACGTCCGGATGTGAAGGGAAGAGAAGAGATCCTTCGTGTCCATGCCAAGGACAAACCGCTGGGTGAGGATGTAGATCTGAAGCAGATCGCGAAGACCACTGCAGGATTTACAGGTGCAGATCTGGAGAACCTTCTGAATGAAGCAGCCATCGAAGCAGCCAGAAAGGGAAGAGGATTTATTCTTCAGTCCGATATCAAGGGTGCCTTTATCAAAGTAGGCATCGGGGCAGAGAAGAAGAGCAAGATCATCTCTGACAAGGAGAAAAAGATCACAGCTTATCATGAGTCCGGACATGCCATCCTGTTTCATGTACTTCCGGATATGGATCCGGTATATACTATTTCCATTATCCCTACAGGAATGGGTGCAGCAGGTTATACCATGCCGCTGCCGGATAATGATGAGATGTTTAACACCAAGAGTAAGATGCTGCAGGATATTATGACTCTGCTGGGCGGACGTGTGGCAGAGGAGATCATTTTCGGTGACATTACCACCGGAGCATCCAATGATATCAAACGTGCCACAGCTGCAGCCAGAAGCATGGTGATGAAATACGGTATGTCTGATAAATTGGGACTGATCTCTTATGGAGATGATGACGATGAGGTATTTATCGGAAGAGACCTGGCTCACACCAGAAGCTACAGTGAAGATGTAGCCAAGGCCATTGACGAAGAAATCCACCGTATTATCACAGAGTGCCATGACCGTGCGAAGGAAATTATTCTGGAACATGAAGACGTGCTGCACAGCTGTGCGAAGCTCCTTCTCGAGAAGGAAAAAGTGCATAGAGAGGAATTTGAAGCACTTTTTACAACAGAAAAAACAGAAACAGAAAATACAGATATATAAAATAACCAAAAAAGTGTGCCAAATTTTGTGAAGTTTGTGCACACTTTTCTCTTGCCCAATGGTATTATATAAACCGTAAAAACCCCCCAATACATTATATAGTTTTTGCTACACCCCATAAGAAGAAATACCTTCTCCAAAAAAGACAGCCTATCCCGCTGTCTTTTTTACTTTATACGGGAAGATGAAGAAACAGGGGAGAGAAACGTTGTGCAGAATCACTGAATTACAGGTGTTTTTAGGGCATAACGATGGTTGTCAGTTAGTTTATTTTCCGATAAAATGGAATAGAATATGTTACAGGCAGCAGATAAGAGTGTAACATGTATATTAAGAAAAGCTGCTGTTTCTTTCTCGGGCAGACAGCGGGGACAGAGAGGATCGACGGATATGGAACATGAAAGATCAGATATCAGGAAAAAGATGCAGTATATTTTGAATATGCACCCTGTATTTAATAAAGAGGCGTTGTTCAGTGATGGAACGGAAGATTACAGAAGCCCGGCAGAGCCGAAGGCGGGGGACACAGTGACCATCCGTTTCAGGACGCAGAGAAACAATGTAGATTCCGTATATCTGGTAAGCGGTGAGACGCGGACAGAGATGAAGATCAGTGAAACAGAGAATGGTTTCGATTATTATTCAGCACAGGTGACTGTGGGAGAGGATATTTTCCGTTATTATTTCGAGATCCAGTATGGATGGGTGACCTGTTATTATAACAATCAGGGTGTCTGTATGAAGCACGAATCCAGAATGGATTTCGAGATTTATCCTGGATTTGATACTCCGAAGTGGGCGAAAGGTGCAGTCATGTACCAGATCTATGTAGACCGTTTCCTGAACGGAGATCCAACCAATGATGTAGTTACCGGAGAGTATTTCTATATCGGAGATACCAGTGTACAGGTAGAACAGTGGAATAAGATCCCGGCTGTGATGGGAGTGCGTGAGTTTTATGGCGGAGACCTTCAGGGTATTATGAATAAGCTGGATTATCTGCAGGATTTGGGGGTAGAGGTTATTTATTTAAATCCGATCTTCGTATCTCCAAGTAATCATAAATATGACTGTCAGGATTATGACTATGTAGATCCTCACTACGGCAGGATCGTAGAGGATTGCAATGAGGGAATCCTGCTGGGAGATGACAGGGATAATTCCCATGCGTGGAAATATATCAGGCGTGTGACAGATAAGAAGAACCTGGAAGCCAGCAATGAGCTTTTTGCCAAACTTACTGCAGAGATCCACAGAAGGGGAATGAAAATTATCCTGGATGGTGTATTTAACCACTGCGGTTCTTTTAATAAATGGATGGACAGAGAGCGTATTTATGAGAATCAGGAAGGGTATCCGAAGGGAGCTTATATCTCAGCGGACAGTCCATACCGTAACTTCTTTTCCTTTAATGATCAGAATGCCTGGCCATATAATAATTCCTATGATGGATGGTGGGCTCATGATACACTGCCGAAATTAAATTATGAAGGTTCCAGGGAGCTGTATGATTATATTCTCAGGATCGGACAGAAGTGGGTTTCCGCACCATACAATGTGGATGGATGGAGACTGGATGTGGCTGCTGACCTGGGCCACAGCAATGAGTTTAACCATCAGTTCTGGAAAGATTTCAGAAAGGCTGTAAAAGAGGCCAATCCCAATGCTATTATCCTGGCAGAGCATTATGGCAATCCGGAAG carries:
- the ftsH gene encoding ATP-dependent zinc metalloprotease FtsH, producing the protein MIAALIAGYFYLNNQVVSQSSYTQKQLEQALEDNKVVDATIQQNREVPTGAVIVDTTDAGQKKVYVTDVNEAIELLNKYDVDVITQNVPGDNVFMTTLLPVLLTGALVIFVIMMMNRQMSGGGGGNAKMMNFGKSRARMTSPDDNNKKITFDNVAGLEEEKEDLVEVVDFLKSPQKYTKVGARIPKGVILVGPPGTGKTLLAKAVAGEAGVPFFSISGSDFVEMFVGVGASRVRDLFEEGKRHAPCIIFIDEIDAVARQRGTGMGGGHDEREQTLNQLLVEMDGFGVNEGIIVMAATNRVDILDPAILRPGRFDRKVAVGRPDVKGREEILRVHAKDKPLGEDVDLKQIAKTTAGFTGADLENLLNEAAIEAARKGRGFILQSDIKGAFIKVGIGAEKKSKIISDKEKKITAYHESGHAILFHVLPDMDPVYTISIIPTGMGAAGYTMPLPDNDEMFNTKSKMLQDIMTLLGGRVAEEIIFGDITTGASNDIKRATAAARSMVMKYGMSDKLGLISYGDDDDEVFIGRDLAHTRSYSEDVAKAIDEEIHRIITECHDRAKEIILEHEDVLHSCAKLLLEKEKVHREEFEALFTTEKTETENTDI
- a CDS encoding glycoside hydrolase family 13 protein is translated as MEHERSDIRKKMQYILNMHPVFNKEALFSDGTEDYRSPAEPKAGDTVTIRFRTQRNNVDSVYLVSGETRTEMKISETENGFDYYSAQVTVGEDIFRYYFEIQYGWVTCYYNNQGVCMKHESRMDFEIYPGFDTPKWAKGAVMYQIYVDRFLNGDPTNDVVTGEYFYIGDTSVQVEQWNKIPAVMGVREFYGGDLQGIMNKLDYLQDLGVEVIYLNPIFVSPSNHKYDCQDYDYVDPHYGRIVEDCNEGILLGDDRDNSHAWKYIRRVTDKKNLEASNELFAKLTAEIHRRGMKIILDGVFNHCGSFNKWMDRERIYENQEGYPKGAYISADSPYRNFFSFNDQNAWPYNNSYDGWWAHDTLPKLNYEGSRELYDYILRIGQKWVSAPYNVDGWRLDVAADLGHSNEFNHQFWKDFRKAVKEANPNAIILAEHYGNPEGWLQGDEWDTVMNYDAFMEPLTWFLTGMEKHSDEYREDLLGNSEAFIGAMKTHMRALHMSALQTAMNELSNHDHSRFLTRTNHRVGRISYAGAEAASEGVNPAVMREGVAIQMTWPGAPTVYYGDEAGLCGFTDPDNRRTYPWGREDYQMIDFHRVMIRIHKQYEVLKTGSLAFLWNDYQGLAYARFSRKEQMIVIVNNMDHAREVEVQLWQAGISRLEDAKMERVVCTSAEGFTEAPEVYTAAAGILRMQMPAFGCVVLYHKN